A region of the Vibrio tubiashii genome:
ATGTACGTATCTCTTATTCTAACGCCTAAGATCTGTGCTAAGAACTACGACCGTTTGGGCTACAAACGTAAGAACCTGTCGCGTAACGCTGAGTTTGGTGGCACATTGACTTCAGGTATGGTTCCATGGAGTGACAACGGCATCTACATGGCGAGTATTCTTGGTGTTGCAACTCTCTCTTACGCGCCATTTATGTGGTTGAGCTTCGTATGTATCATCGTCACTATTATCACATCTTACATGGGCTGGTTTGTTGATAAGTGTGAACCGACAGCGACTTCTGAGGTTTTAGAAGAAGAGACAGAACTCACTAAGCAAACAGCTTAAAAACACTCAACAAATAGCAAAAGCGCCTACACTGAGGCGCTTTTTTATTACTTATCTATTCGACCTTCTTGGCCGCACTCCGTTTACCTAACAGGTAACCTAAGCCTAATGGTGCAAAGAAAATTGCAACGATAAACAACACAAAGTAGATGATAGTGCTCTTAATCAATACCACGAGCTTATCCATCGCAAGAGCAACAACGTCTTGCGAAACTTTATCAATATCTTGGGCAAACTTTTCTCTTTCAGCACTGATGATTAAGGCAATTTCAGCACGTTCGCGGGCGACCATTTGCTCTAGTGCCTGACGCTCAGAACTCAATTGCTCCAACCTATCCGCGGTACGATTATCAATCTCTTGCACCAGCGGTTGCAGTTGAATCGACATTTGACGAGCAAGGTCTTCCATATATTGAGGGTTGTTGTTAACGAAATCTTGGAACGACTCAGACGTCAGCTGAATACTCTTAAGCGTTTCTGTCAGTTGTTCACCACTGACGCTACTGTTCATCGCGATAAGCTGCGCCTTCCAAGTCATGAGTTTAGGCGTCTGCTCAGAGACTAAACTCAATCGATCAGACACATCCCCTAGCGCTTCTGGCATAGTCCCGAGCGTCGAGACGGCTTCATCTTCACTGATTTCATGCGCTTGTAACCAAGCACGATACGCTGGAGTACGGATGAAAGAGAGATCTTCAAATGGATGAGCGCGAGCAAAATCCGTCACAAACTGCTTCGTCGATTTATAGTGC
Encoded here:
- a CDS encoding chemotaxis protein; this encodes MSRFAKIWLLTAILLSGGCSLLEVKFDSQTTPLTQQELNMRLLTREYTQQFFSQVEQAADAISASYDSQDKVHQSYVLLWKINAEEGIQQSTYQVNPTAALVDAWVFTEQMNQFFASGAGKELFSTPHAQQVSNQLTTEIDKLAKSLFKGTHYKSTKQFVTDFARAHPFEDLSFIRTPAYRAWLQAHEISEDEAVSTLGTMPEALGDVSDRLSLVSEQTPKLMTWKAQLIAMNSSVSGEQLTETLKSIQLTSESFQDFVNNNPQYMEDLARQMSIQLQPLVQEIDNRTADRLEQLSSERQALEQMVARERAEIALIISAEREKFAQDIDKVSQDVVALAMDKLVVLIKSTIIYFVLFIVAIFFAPLGLGYLLGKRSAAKKVE